A genome region from Anastrepha ludens isolate Willacy chromosome 3, idAnaLude1.1, whole genome shotgun sequence includes the following:
- the LOC128856302 gene encoding uncharacterized oxidoreductase TM_0325-like — MSLAGKVVIVTGASSGIGATAAEAFAKHGAKVVLVGRNETNLKATEAACKAANNKAELLSIIADVTVDAERIIKTTIDKFGQLDVLVNNAGIVEAGNILDIDVEQFDRILNTNLRSVFLLTKFAAPHLVKTQGNIVNVSSVAGLRSFPSLSSYCTSKAAVDQFTRCIALDLAAKNVRVNAVNPGVIVTDIHRRMGMSEEEYAKYLEHSKGVHPLGRVGVTKEVVDAIIFFASDTASFITGATLPIDGGRHVQCPR, encoded by the coding sequence ATGAGTTTGGCCGGAAAAGTTGTTATTGTGACGGGAGCAAGTTCAGGTATTGGTGCTACCGCAGCAGAGGCATTCGCCAAACACGGAGCCAAAGTGGTGTTGGTCGGACGAAATGAAACTAATTTGAAGGCCACTGAGGCAGCCTGTAAAGCAGCCAACAACAAAGCCGAACTATTGTCCATCATTGCTGATGTAACGGTAGATGCGGAGCGCATTATAAAAACAACTATAGACAAATTTGGACAACTGGATGTGTTGGTCAATAATGCCGGCATTGTTGAGGCTGGGAATATATTGGACATTGACGTGGAGCAATTCGATAGAATTTTAAATACCAACTTACGTTCAGTTTTTCTTCTCACCAAATTTGCCGCACCTCATCTCGTTAAGACACAAGGCAACATTGTAAATGTGTCCAGTGTCGCAGGTTTGCGTTCGTTCCCGAGTTTGTCCAGCTACTGTACCTCTAAGGCGGCAGTTGATCAGTTTACCAGATGTATTGCTTTGGATTTGGCAGCGAAAAATGTGCGTGTAAATGCCGTGAATCCCGGTGTGATAGTGACCGATATTCATAGACGTATGGGCATGTCGGAAGAGGAGTATGCGAAATATTTGGAACATAGCAAAGGTGTCCACCCGTTAGGCCGCGTAGGTGTTACGAAGGAGGTGGTCGATGCTATTATCTTTTTTGCCAGTGACACTGCCAGCTTTATAACGGGAGCAACTTTGCCCATCGATGGAGGACGGCATGTACAGTGTCCGCGTTAA